The genomic region TGCAACAAGCAGTATCGCTACCGAATTAATTAAGGGCAAGACCATCGATGAAGCCTTGAAGGTGACAAACAAGGCGGTCGTTGAAGCTCTTGACGGCCTGCCACCGGCAAAACTTCACTGCTCGGTACTGGCTGAAGAAGCAATAGCCGCTGCTATTGCCGACTATAAAAGAAGACACGGGCTGGATGTTGAAAACAGCGAATGCCAAGGCTGCTGTTGTAAATGCGAGACAGAGTCCGAAGATTCTGAAGAATAACCGTTGACTGTTTTCTGTCACCGCGTTACCGGCTGACAGCAACAGCGGTATATTACGGCAGGAAGTTAGGGAACATTTGCCCGGTAGATTATCAGAGGCGGCTTTTCAGCCGCCTTTTTGAATGTGAGGTTTTAATATGAGACTTTTCTATGCCATTGAGTTTGACGAAAAAACGAAGGATGTTTTGGCTGAAAAGCAGAAAGCGTTAAGAGAAAAGGCGGTTAAAGGGAATTTTTCGTTGAGGGATAACCTGCATCTTACACTGCGCTTCATGGGCGAAGTGCCGCAGTCGGATTTGCCCGTGCTTACGGGTATACAGGATGCGGTCTCGAAAAGGCACGGGCCTTTCAGTCTGGAATTTGCCGAAATCGGTACTTTCGAAAGAGGAAACAGCTGTATTGTATGGGTCGGCATAAAGAGAAACAGCGAGCTTTTTGAGCTTCAGCAGGATTTGGAGAGGGAAATTGCAAAAAGCGGTTTTCAGCCTGAAACCCGGCCATATAAACCCCATATTACCCTCGCGCGGGAATTTGTTCCGGACGGTGATTTGGATAAAATAATAAGAGAAATGGGATTATTAAATCATAAGTTTGACGTGAAGAGCATTTCTCTTATGGAAAGCACTCGAATAAACGGGAAACTGACATACCTGTGCACGTACAGGACCGATATTTCAAAGGAAAAATGAAAGGTTGGGTGGAATGAAGAAAAAGGTAATGGTAGGCATGAGCGGCGGTGTGGACAGCTCTGTCGCCGCGGCGCTGCTGAAAAAGGAAGGCTATGAAGTAATAGGGGTAACCCTTCAGATTTGGCCGGATGATTTACCTGGCCCAAAGCCCGAGGGAGGGTGCTGCTCCCTTTCCGCGGTGGAAGATGCCCGGATGGTCGCATTTCAGCTGGATATTCCATACTATGTGTTGAATTTTCAGGATATTTTTGAAAAAAGTGTTATAGATTATTTTGTTCATGAATATACAAAGGGAAGAACACCTAATCCCTGTATTGCATGCAACCGTTATGTGAAGTTTGATGCAATGCTGAAAAAAGCCGTCTCAATGGGAATAGATTATATAGCAACGGGACATTATGCGAGGATAGAATATGATGCCTCAAGGGGCCGCTATCTTTTAAAACGGTCGGTGACTGACAAAAAGGACCAGACATACGTGTTGTATAACATGAAGCAGTATCAGCTGGAAAGGACTTTGTTCCCGATTGGGAATTACACTAAGGAAACGGTAAGGAAAATCGCGGAAGAACTCGGGTTTATAGTGGCAGACAAGCCCGACAGCCAGGAAATCTGTTTCGTTACCGATAATGATTATGCGGGTTTTATAAGTTCCAGACTGAAAAAATCCCCGGAACCAGGATATTTTGTCGACACCGAGGGAAATATCCTTGGAATGCATAAGGGAATTTATAATTATACTGTCGGTCAGAGAAAGGGGCTGGGAATATCCCTCGGCAAGCCGATGTATGTTGTGAGAATTGATGCGAAGAACAACACAGTGGTGCTCGGTGAAGCCGGAAAGGAATATTCGGCGGGTCTTATTGCTTCAGACCTGAACTGGATAGCTTTCGAAAAGCTTGAAAGCCCGATAAGGGCAATGGCAAAGATACGTTATTCGGCAAAGGAAAGCGAGGCGGTTATAACCCCGCTGGACAACAATAAGGTTAAGGTTGAATTTACTTACCCGCAGCGGGCCGTAACCCCCGGCCAGGCGGTTGTATTCTATGACGGCGACATAGTACTTGGCGGTGGAATAATAGAAGAACAGATAAATAATTAATAATCGGCGTTAATCCGGTAATACGTTCTGGCAGGTTGTTATTACTCAGGCGACAGTTAAGGCCGCTGCGCTGAAAAAAGCTGCAGCGGACAGATCCGTTTAACCTGCCGTAGTGTTATGGCAGGTATCGGAACTACCGCTGCATGTTTATGGATGAAATGGTTAAGGAAATGGATGCGGTTTTAAAAAGTCAGGCGGAATTTAAAAATATCGTTTATTTTAGGTACTGGAAGCAGACAACGGACTTATTGTTCCGTATTATTAGATGATATTTCGGTCGACTGTCGGCTTATTCAGGATAACGCTTGATTATTGACTGAGATAATAATTTTTATTAATATGTTACTAACAAAGCACGGGAAAGTCAGTTTTTTACTGATTACCGTTGATTTGCAAAACCGGATGACAAAGGTGTTAACTGATGGCGGGGTTTAACAGGAGAAGGACAATCAGGATACTGATAATACTATTGATTGTTTTATGCGTTTTTCTGCTTTTGCGTCTAAGCGTATACTGCATTCCGTTTATAATCGCTTTTATTCTTTCAAGCCTTATTGAACCATTGGTAAGTTTTCTCGAGAAGAAAATAAAGATCCCGAGAAAAGTGGGGGCTGTTTTTTCAATACTGCTGGTGCTTACAATTCTCGGAACCATACTCGGGCTTATAATTACGAGACTTGTAAAGGAAATAATCAACGTTTATGAACAGATAAACGTGATTTTCGGAAGCATGCAGCAGTTTTCCGAGGTGATAATAGAACGGGTTAACCGTGTATATATATCGTTGCCCAAAACCATCAGTGACACAGTGGATCAGTATTTTGCCGAGGCGGCAAACAGTGCGAAAGAGATTTTGAAACCCTTGATTGAAAAGATCACCAGTTTTACCCTCAGTCTGCCTCAGGCTTTGGTTTTCCTTGTGGTTACCATTTTGGCGACCTATTTTATGACCAGTGACAAAAACAATATTAATTCTTTCCTTGACAAGCAGTTTCCGGTTCAGTGGATGGAAAAAACCCGTATTGTGATAAACCGGCTGTTTTTTGCCCTGTTCGGATGGATGAGGGCACAACTGATTTTAATGACAGTAACTTTTACCGAACTGACG from Thermoclostridium stercorarium subsp. stercorarium DSM 8532 harbors:
- the nifU gene encoding Fe-S cluster assembly scaffold protein NifU; the protein is MMYSEKVMDHFMHPRNVGEIEDADGVGQVGNPKCGDIMKMYLKIENNVIVDAKFKTFGCGAAVATSSIATELIKGKTIDEALKVTNKAVVEALDGLPPAKLHCSVLAEEAIAAAIADYKRRHGLDVENSECQGCCCKCETESEDSEE
- the thpR gene encoding RNA 2',3'-cyclic phosphodiesterase; this translates as MRLFYAIEFDEKTKDVLAEKQKALREKAVKGNFSLRDNLHLTLRFMGEVPQSDLPVLTGIQDAVSKRHGPFSLEFAEIGTFERGNSCIVWVGIKRNSELFELQQDLEREIAKSGFQPETRPYKPHITLAREFVPDGDLDKIIREMGLLNHKFDVKSISLMESTRINGKLTYLCTYRTDISKEK
- the mnmA gene encoding tRNA 2-thiouridine(34) synthase MnmA, encoding MKKKVMVGMSGGVDSSVAAALLKKEGYEVIGVTLQIWPDDLPGPKPEGGCCSLSAVEDARMVAFQLDIPYYVLNFQDIFEKSVIDYFVHEYTKGRTPNPCIACNRYVKFDAMLKKAVSMGIDYIATGHYARIEYDASRGRYLLKRSVTDKKDQTYVLYNMKQYQLERTLFPIGNYTKETVRKIAEELGFIVADKPDSQEICFVTDNDYAGFISSRLKKSPEPGYFVDTEGNILGMHKGIYNYTVGQRKGLGISLGKPMYVVRIDAKNNTVVLGEAGKEYSAGLIASDLNWIAFEKLESPIRAMAKIRYSAKESEAVITPLDNNKVKVEFTYPQRAVTPGQAVVFYDGDIVLGGGIIEEQINN
- the ytvI gene encoding sporulation integral membrane protein YtvI; amino-acid sequence: MAGFNRRRTIRILIILLIVLCVFLLLRLSVYCIPFIIAFILSSLIEPLVSFLEKKIKIPRKVGAVFSILLVLTILGTILGLIITRLVKEIINVYEQINVIFGSMQQFSEVIIERVNRVYISLPKTISDTVDQYFAEAANSAKEILKPLIEKITSFTLSLPQALVFLVVTILATYFMTSDKNNINSFLDKQFPVQWMEKTRIVINRLFFALFGWMRAQLILMTVTFTELTIAFVILRIQNGLLLALIIAIVDALPVFGVGTVLIPWGIVELISGNYQRGVSLLLLYIIVLVVRQLIEPKIIGQQIGVHPLVTLFSMYLGLQLFGILGMILGPVLMVILKTVFGTIFNTDEIKRWLHKTFDYYMRPVPRKETVKEATVREVTVIRKED